The Rhabdothermincola salaria genome segment CGCTGACGACCCCGGAGATGCAGGCAGGCTCGGCCATCATGCCGGTGGCCCCCTGGTTCCCGCTGGCGACGACCGTCGCCACCCCCACGCTGCGGAGCCGATCCACCTGCGTCTTGGTGGCCGACTTGGCCGCATCGCAGTACCCGCTGTGGAGCTTGTCGGTCCCCAGGCTCAGGTTCACCGCGTCGAGCTCGGCGAACCCGTCGATGCCGGCGTCCTTCTGCTCGTACAACCACTGCATCGCCTCGTTCAGGTCGGAGTCGTAGGCGAACAGGCACGGCGGGGTGCTGAGACACACTGCGGACGTCAGGCCCTGGGTGAAGACCTGCACCGCGATCACCGAGGCTCCCGACGCCACCCCGACCCGCTCGGCCGACGGCGACGACGGCCCGCCGACCGCGATGCCGGTCACGTGGGTCCCGTGGCCGCACGCATGCGCGGGGGCCGTGCAGGGGGAGGCGCTGCCGGGGCCCGTGGAATGGGTGGGGTCCTCTCCCGAGCACAAGCCGGCCATCCCCGACCTCGGCGAGCCGGCGAGGGACCAGCAGGCCTCGGCGACGACCTTGCCGGCCAGATAAGGGTGGTCCGCCTGCACCCCGGTGTCGAGCACGGCGATCGTGCGACCGGCCCCCGTGCCGCCGGCGGCGAGGGTGGCCGGCACGCCGATGGACTCCGCCCACGCGCCGGCCGTGACGTAGTTGCGTGCGTTGGGGATGATCTCCTCGACGAAGGGCGACTCCCGCAGCTCGGCGAGCTCGGCGGCGTCGACCGTCATCGCCACCTGGGGGGCTCGGCCGGCGCTGCGCACCTCGGCCGGTGACGCCGACGGCACGTCGGCCAGCACCTCGTCGACGACCTCTTCGCCCGGTCGATCGGTCACCACGATGACCTCTGCTTCGCCCGTGGTCGCCACCTCCTCGAGCGCGGCAGGAGCGACCGGCGCAGGAGGCGAGATCGGCTCCGGCTGGTCTTGGGCCTCGGCCGCACCGATGAGAGGTCCTCCCACGGCCATGACGACCGCCACCACGACGACGCAGAAGCGACGAGCCGCAGGGGACGTGAGGTTCACCGCCGGACCTTATCCCGCTCGACCTCGACACTGACGTAGGCCTGGTTCGACTCCGTGCTGCCCCCGGCCGCAAGATGGAGGTCGTGATCGTCCGGACCTCTGAGCCCGTCCGGGTCGCCGTGTTGGCCGACACCCACCTGCGAGGCTCCGTGGAACGTCTGCCCGTGGTGGTGCGTCGCGAGCTCGAGGCCGCCGACGTGGTGCTCCACGCCGGCGACGTGCTCGACCGCGGGGCCCTCGTCGACCTGACCCGCCTGGTGGGTGACCGCCCGCTGCACGTCGTGTTGGGCAACAACGACCACGAGCTGGTCGGGATGCTCCCGGATCGCCTCGAGGTCTCCATCGCCGGTGTGCAGGTGGCCATGGTGCACGACACCGGGGCCCGAGCCGGTCGGGAGAGCCGGATGCGCCGCTGGTTCCCGACCGCCGATGTGGTGGTGTTCGGCCACAGCCACGAACCGTGGAACGCCGAGGGCCGTGACAGCCAACTGCTGTTCAACCCGGGGTCGGCGGTCCAGCGCCGCCGCCAACCTCACCGGACCATGGGCGTGCTGGTCCTGGGAGACGGCGAGATCGTCGAGCACCGCACGGTCGTCGTCGACGACGAGGACGAGTAGGCCGGCACCCTCCGACGATGCCACTCAGGCCCCGGCGGGCTCGGTGTCGGGATGCAGGGCGTCGAGGAGGAACTTCAGATGGCCGGCGATGCGAGGTGACTCGAACTCCCAGCGCACTCCCGTGTCCTGGTCCTCCAGCTCGAAGGTGCGCACCCCCACCCTCGAGTGCACGGTGACGGCGATGCGATCACGGTCGTAGGCGAAGAGCTGCTCACCGGGCTCGCGACGACCGACGTGGGGCTTGATCCGCCAACCGTAGAGACGGGTCTTCGACGCCGCCACCAGGCTCTCCCAGGGCACGATGCGCACCTCGCCGCCGGTCTCGCTGACTACGTGTCCGTCGTGGTGCTTCTCGGCGGCGTAGCCGGCGGCCCCACCGGCCAGACCGAGTGCGGCGCCGAACAAGCCGTCGCCGGCGATGTTGCCCAGCGAGGTGCCGACCGCCGAGCCGCCCGTGACCCCACCCGAGGTGCCTCGGGGCTGGAACCAGGCGGCGGCCACGATGGTGTCGCCGTCTCCGACGACGGCCTGGGCCCGGTCGATCAAGTCCTGCTCGCTCATGTCGGTCTCCGAGGTAGGTGGGTGGTGGTGGTGGTGGTGGTGAGAGCCCCCTTGTCTTCGGCTCCGACCGGCACCTCCTGAACCCCTTTCCCGGGCCGACCGGGCGACCTCAGTCGTAGACCGCCTCCAGCCACCAGCGGCCGCCCTCCACGTACACGAGCACGGCCCGACCGTCGACCAGGGCCAGCTGGAGACGGGCCCGCCGTCGTCGCTCCGGGCCGTCCCACCACCGTTCGTCGGCCGGCCACGGGCCCGCCCACGCCAGAACCCGGTGGGCGGGCCCGCCGTCGAGCACCACCTCGACCGGCGCCCCGCTGATGCCCCCCCGACCGTCGACGACGACGACGACGCCGTCGCCGTCGCGCACCTCGACCGGCGCCGGATCGGGCGGTACCAGCGCCGGGGAGGGAGCCGGCACCTGCCCCGGCCAGGGCGCCTCGGCGGCCGGTGTCGGACCTCGAGGCCCGGTGAGCTCGACGGCGGCGGCGGGGACCCGCACCACCCGTTCGCCCGGTCCCCGTCCGCCGCGGGGTTCGGGCACGGTGACGGCATCGGGCCCCAGCAGGCCCTGCACCCGGGCCAGGCCGCGCCGGGCCCGTTCGGAGGCACCCGACTCCCCACCCCAGAAGCCCAGCTGGCGACCGGTGGCGGCCACCACCTCCTCGGGGGTGAGGACCAGGCGGACCACTCCCCCGGTGGGCCGGTGGGCCCGAGGACCGTTCAACCACCCGTCGAGCTGCCACCGCACCCGATCGGCCACCGCCCCGGGCCCCAGCGCGCCTTCGTGGCGCCACACCCGTTCGTGGACCTCGCCCTGGTCGGTCTCGGCGCTCACCAGCACCCGGGTGCAGGCCAGCCCGTCGGTGTCGAGACGGGCGTGGAGCTCGTCGGCCAGCCCCTTGGCCACGAAGGCCACCACGTCGACGCGCTCGGCCGGAGGATCGAGGTCGGCGGCCACCTCGAGGTGGCGCGGCGGCGGACCGGTGGCGGGCGGGTGCTCGTCGAGACCACGGGCCAGACGGTGAGCGCCCCGACCGTCGGCGCCGAAGCGGGCGACCACGTCGCCGGCGTCGAGGGCCGCGAACGCACCGAGGGTGCGCAGGCCGAGCCGCACCAACACGTCGACCAGATCGGGCTGGTCGAGCGTGGTCACCGGGCGGGGGGCCAGGAACGCCGGGGTGCCCCCGGGTGCCACCACCTGGGAGCCCGGGACTGCGGCGCGTGCCGCCAGGCCGGCTGCGAAGGCGCCATCGGCCACACCCACGCCGGCGTGCCCCTCCCATCCCCGTTCGGAGAGCACCTCGTCGACGGTGGTGAACACGGCTGTCGCCAGCGCGGTGTCCCCACCGAAGTAGCGCGCCGGACCACGGGTGGGGAAGGTGACCACGCCCGGCCCGGACAGCTCGAGGCGAGGCGTGTAGCGCTCGAGGGCGGCGGCCACCCCGGCGAAGGCCCGGGCGTCACGGGCCTCGTCGTGCTCGTGCACGACCAGGTCGGGGCAGCGCCCCTGGGCCTCACGACGACGTTGGCCGGCCGCCACCCCCTCGGCCCGCGCCGCCGGCGTGGCGGCTCGGACCCGGTTGGCCCGCACCACCACCGCCGGTTCGTCCGGGCCGGCTCCCGCGGCCGCCACCGGCCAGTCCGGGCACCAGACCACCAGCGCCCGCACCGCACTCACGACACCACCCGAAGCCGGGCCCGAACCGTCCCCCCACGACCACAGTGGGCCACCAGCGCCCGCACCGCGCTCACGACACCACCCGAAGCCGGGCCCGAACCGTCCCCCCACGACCACAGTGGGCCACCAGCGCCCGCACCGCGCTCACGACACCACCCGAAGCCGTGACGGGGCCGAGGGTTGGAGCCGTTCGGTCGTGCCATCAGCGGGCAACCACACCTCGCCCCGACGGGGTCGGGCCGCCCGGCCCCGGCCGTCGGCGGTCACCACCACCTGGCGGCGGCGCAGGTGCCCGTGACCCTGCCCCAGGCCCTCCCACCGGACCTCGGTGACGCCGAGGATCACGTCGCAGGCCCACTCACCCAACATCCTCCGTGACGGTGGCCTCGCCCCCCCGGTTCCGCCGGCACCACCCGACACGAGGGCACCGGGAGCGACGGGGACCAGCACCGAGCCTCGCTCCCGGGCGCGGGCGGCGAGGCGCCTGGTGTCTCGGGCGGCGAGACGAAGTCGGGCGTCGACCAGCACCAGGTCGACGGCGCCGATCAACGCCGCCACCGTGGGGGCCCACGTGGCGGGGTCGTGACGGGGCAGCGCCACCAACGCCAGGCGGTCGAGGGCCACCCCGAGCTCGGCGGCCGCGGCCAGGCCCAGCTCGGGCAGGCCCACCACCGCCGCCCACGACCCGTCTCGTGACGGGCCGGCCACGAGGGTCAGGGCCAGCGACGTGGCTCCCGCGCCTCCGGCCACCCCCACCACCGAACCACGGGCGACGGCCCCCTCGGGCAGCAGCGGGGCCAGCGCCTCCACCACGGGCAGGGTCTGGTGGCGGGCCAGGGTGACCGGGGCGGCCCGGTCGGCGATCTCACGGAGCTCGGCGGGGACAGCCACCCCGCCAGTATCGAACAGCTGTTCGAGTCAGGCAAGCGGGGTCAGCTCATCGCGGGGCGCCGGTTCACCGCCGCGCCAGGAGGCGCTCCAGGTCGTCGAGCACGAAGGGGCCCTCGGTGCCGCACATCAAGATCACGTGGGTGGCGCCCGCCTCGACGAAGGCGTCCACCTGCTCGATCTCGCCGCCGCTGATCGCCACCGTGCGCTCGATCTCGCCGGGGTCGCGGCCCACCTCGGCGCACCAGCGGTCGAGCACGCTGCTCTTGTGGGCGAAGACCTCCGGAGGCCCGAAGGTGTTCCAGGCGTCGGCGTAGCGGGCGGTGATACGCAGGGTGACCTTCTCGCCTCCGCCACCGATGAGGATCGGCAGGTCTCCCACCGGTGGGGGCACCAACCGGTCGATCCGGGCCTTGATCCGTTCGAGAGAGGCCTCGAGGGCGGCGAGACGGGATCCGGCGGTCCCGAACTCATAGCCGTACTCGTCGTGGTCGCGCTCGAACCACCCGGCGCCGAGCCCCAGGTAGGCACGCCCGTCGCTGATGTGGTCGACGGTGCGG includes the following:
- a CDS encoding DNA polymerase Y family protein, producing the protein MSAVRALVVWCPDWPVAAAGAGPDEPAVVVRANRVRAATPAARAEGVAAGQRRREAQGRCPDLVVHEHDEARDARAFAGVAAALERYTPRLELSGPGVVTFPTRGPARYFGGDTALATAVFTTVDEVLSERGWEGHAGVGVADGAFAAGLAARAAVPGSQVVAPGGTPAFLAPRPVTTLDQPDLVDVLVRLGLRTLGAFAALDAGDVVARFGADGRGAHRLARGLDEHPPATGPPPRHLEVAADLDPPAERVDVVAFVAKGLADELHARLDTDGLACTRVLVSAETDQGEVHERVWRHEGALGPGAVADRVRWQLDGWLNGPRAHRPTGGVVRLVLTPEEVVAATGRQLGFWGGESGASERARRGLARVQGLLGPDAVTVPEPRGGRGPGERVVRVPAAAVELTGPRGPTPAAEAPWPGQVPAPSPALVPPDPAPVEVRDGDGVVVVVDGRGGISGAPVEVVLDGGPAHRVLAWAGPWPADERWWDGPERRRRARLQLALVDGRAVLVYVEGGRWWLEAVYD
- a CDS encoding metallophosphoesterase family protein → MIVRTSEPVRVAVLADTHLRGSVERLPVVVRRELEAADVVLHAGDVLDRGALVDLTRLVGDRPLHVVLGNNDHELVGMLPDRLEVSIAGVQVAMVHDTGARAGRESRMRRWFPTADVVVFGHSHEPWNAEGRDSQLLFNPGSAVQRRRQPHRTMGVLVLGDGEIVEHRTVVVDDEDE
- a CDS encoding LLM class F420-dependent oxidoreductase, translated to MTRFEVGVQLQPQHTTMADLRAAARAADEMGVDSIWTWDHFFPLYGDPAGNHFEGWTTLTAMAADTSHARLGMLVTGNTYRNPELLADMARTVDHISDGRAYLGLGAGWFERDHDEYGYEFGTAGSRLAALEASLERIKARIDRLVPPPVGDLPILIGGGGEKVTLRITARYADAWNTFGPPEVFAHKSSVLDRWCAEVGRDPGEIERTVAISGGEIEQVDAFVEAGATHVILMCGTEGPFVLDDLERLLARR